A single genomic interval of bacterium harbors:
- a CDS encoding lipase family protein: protein MSSVFVAESASVVYPEEINAAHHAMLVGQAFSLYDLSSDDQNDVNFAIDFKKVCAVPIIKRYLFLEKYISNKQLIAGWQFRPILACVGKSDWKHCSKKMLVGMFAYNSEQKTIIMSFRGSKRLLDWFHNLNFKKKQPFFINDMSIKVHAGYLAILKNAADAINNIIKELRLQHQMDDWKVVVTGHSLGGAVATLAAGYMRTVLTELTNIKLFTFGAPPVGCAFFNSWLATQNISTTAFHHSGDPAPFNPTCRGLVFPEPIVILKPQKRFFFLKAHAMSRYLQTLYERGNIPPENRLIFTKFVFSRQPFTKK, encoded by the coding sequence ATGTCTTCAGTATTTGTTGCCGAATCCGCCTCTGTCGTGTATCCGGAAGAGATAAATGCTGCTCATCATGCGATGCTTGTTGGGCAGGCATTTAGTTTGTATGATCTTTCATCAGATGATCAAAATGATGTTAATTTTGCTATTGATTTTAAAAAAGTCTGTGCAGTACCGATCATTAAGCGGTATCTCTTTTTAGAAAAATATATTTCAAACAAGCAATTGATTGCCGGGTGGCAGTTTAGGCCCATTCTGGCGTGCGTTGGAAAGTCAGACTGGAAACATTGTTCAAAAAAGATGCTTGTGGGTATGTTTGCATACAACAGTGAGCAAAAAACTATTATCATGAGCTTTCGTGGTTCGAAAAGGCTCTTGGATTGGTTCCACAATCTTAATTTTAAAAAAAAACAACCATTTTTTATTAATGATATGAGTATAAAAGTACATGCTGGGTACCTTGCGATTCTTAAAAATGCTGCGGATGCCATTAACAATATCATCAAAGAGCTGCGATTACAGCATCAGATGGACGATTGGAAAGTTGTAGTGACTGGGCATAGTTTGGGAGGTGCTGTTGCAACACTTGCTGCCGGATATATGCGAACGGTGTTGACTGAGTTAACGAACATTAAGCTTTTTACGTTCGGTGCGCCACCAGTTGGCTGTGCTTTTTTTAACAGTTGGCTGGCTACTCAGAACATTAGTACTACGGCATTTCATCATTCTGGTGATCCTGCTCCTTTTAATCCGACCTGTCGGGGATTAGTTTTTCCTGAGCCTATTGTAATCTTAAAACCGCAAAAACGGTTTTTCTTTTTGAAGGCTCATGCGATGAGTCGTTATCTTCAAACACTTTATGAACGTGGTAATATCCCACCAGAAAATAGGTTAATTTTTACAAAGTTTGTATTTTCTCGGCAACCGTTTACAAAAAAATAG
- a CDS encoding sodium-translocating pyrophosphatase — protein MVESVWLQNTLLFVVAAGCLGLLAVLFLFRSIYVVPVNHKGAANIAQAICQGAMAFLKEEYKIISFMVLLVGLLLGVIFKTFFATGSFALGALSSMLTGFVGMRAATMANVRTTMQAKEKGEHEAFLMAFFGGGVMGFAVASFGLLCLSALFYTFSAHEHFVTILTCFSLGASLVAFFARVGGGIFTKSADVGADLVGKVEVGIPEDDPRNPAVIADNVGDCVGDTAGMGADIYESYVGALVSTIILALNTGKSDPIYVLLPLVLAAMGMFSSLAGLMSNLVLKSEPAAMLRNATYVAIGIFLCMAYGYMYFVGIETVLFATIVLGCVAGVVIGLVTEYYTGSTPVHKVAASSESGAATNVIYGLSVGMESTVLPVVLLSGVVLASYQLGGLYGVSLAAVAMLATVGITMTVDAYGPIADNAGGISEMAGFGPEVRAITDKLDALGNTTAAIGKGFAIGSALLTALAMLSAYCQEAAIQVLDVLDPFIMTGMFVGATVPFLISSFTMRSVSDAALKMVKEVRRQFKEIPGLMAGEALPDYKQCVVIATQASLYEMILPGVVSVGLPILVRFAFGKYALGGLLIGATVSGVVLALMMANSGGVWDNAKKYIEAGNLGGKGSVTHKAAVIGDTVGDPFKDTSGPALNILIKLMSVVSLLLVLV, from the coding sequence ATGGTAGAAAGTGTATGGTTACAGAACACACTGCTGTTTGTTGTAGCAGCTGGGTGTTTAGGTCTGTTAGCAGTTTTATTTCTGTTCAGATCTATTTATGTGGTGCCGGTCAATCATAAGGGTGCGGCAAACATTGCACAGGCGATCTGTCAGGGCGCGATGGCGTTTTTAAAAGAAGAATACAAGATTATCTCGTTCATGGTACTGTTGGTTGGTCTGTTACTTGGCGTTATTTTTAAAACATTTTTTGCAACTGGTTCATTCGCGTTAGGTGCGTTGTCGTCAATGTTGACCGGTTTTGTTGGCATGCGTGCGGCGACGATGGCAAACGTCCGTACTACTATGCAAGCAAAAGAAAAGGGTGAACACGAAGCCTTTTTGATGGCGTTTTTTGGTGGTGGCGTGATGGGTTTTGCGGTTGCAAGCTTTGGTCTTTTATGTCTGAGTGCACTGTTTTATACATTTTCAGCACATGAACATTTTGTCACCATTTTGACCTGTTTTTCACTTGGCGCGAGTCTGGTAGCCTTTTTTGCACGTGTCGGTGGTGGTATTTTTACCAAATCTGCTGACGTTGGTGCTGACCTGGTTGGCAAAGTTGAAGTGGGCATTCCGGAAGATGATCCCCGAAATCCTGCAGTGATTGCAGATAACGTTGGTGATTGTGTGGGTGACACCGCGGGCATGGGCGCAGATATTTATGAATCGTACGTCGGTGCGTTGGTTTCAACCATTATTCTTGCATTAAATACGGGAAAATCAGATCCAATTTATGTGTTGTTGCCGCTTGTGCTTGCTGCGATGGGAATGTTTTCATCGTTGGCTGGACTTATGTCGAATCTGGTTCTCAAATCTGAACCGGCGGCGATGCTTCGAAATGCGACCTATGTTGCAATCGGAATCTTTTTATGCATGGCGTACGGATATATGTATTTTGTTGGTATTGAAACAGTACTATTTGCAACGATCGTTTTGGGGTGCGTTGCGGGTGTTGTGATCGGTCTGGTCACCGAATATTACACAGGCAGTACTCCGGTACACAAGGTTGCTGCAAGCTCTGAATCAGGGGCTGCGACCAATGTGATTTATGGCCTTTCGGTTGGCATGGAATCAACCGTATTGCCGGTTGTACTGCTTTCTGGTGTTGTATTGGCATCATATCAACTTGGTGGATTATATGGTGTATCACTTGCTGCTGTTGCTATGTTAGCAACAGTGGGAATTACCATGACGGTTGATGCATACGGACCGATTGCGGATAATGCGGGTGGCATTTCAGAGATGGCAGGCTTTGGTCCTGAAGTTCGAGCAATCACCGACAAACTTGATGCGCTTGGTAATACAACGGCGGCGATCGGAAAAGGTTTTGCGATCGGTTCTGCACTTTTGACCGCATTGGCAATGCTTTCAGCATATTGTCAGGAAGCGGCTATTCAGGTACTTGATGTGCTTGATCCATTTATCATGACAGGCATGTTTGTGGGAGCAACGGTTCCATTTTTGATCTCATCCTTTACCATGCGTTCGGTGAGCGATGCTGCTTTGAAAATGGTCAAAGAGGTGCGTCGTCAGTTCAAAGAGATCCCTGGTTTAATGGCAGGCGAAGCATTGCCTGACTATAAACAGTGCGTGGTTATTGCCACACAGGCATCGCTGTATGAGATGATTTTGCCTGGTGTAGTCTCAGTAGGTCTGCCAATTTTGGTTCGTTTTGCTTTTGGCAAATATGCGCTTGGTGGTCTTTTGATTGGAGCGACCGTTTCCGGTGTGGTGCTTGCGTTGATGATGGCAAACAGTGGTGGTGTGTGGGACAATGCTAAAAAATATATTGAAGCCGGTAATCTTGGTGGCAAGGGTTCAGTGACTCATAAAGCTGCGGTTATTGGTGACACGGTTGGTGATCCATTCAAAGATACCTCCGGTCCAGCATTGAACATTTTGATAAAGCTTATGTCGGTTGTTTCATTGCTGCTTGTGCTTGTATAA
- a CDS encoding UDP-N-acetylmuramoyl-L-alanyl-D-glutamate--2,6-diaminopimelate ligase gives MQLTFPKIFPVTAHTDFVGHGTTFVAIKGTTADGTDFIIDAVKKGAQTVVVQDDAVLAAETVRFLGEKKIELVRVKNCRAALAQLSAQAADFPAKKLRLFGVTGTKGKTTTCHLLMHILKTAGRSVGLLSTAGNKIGEHEFPALLTTAQPDYLHQFLKLCVQQGVTDVAVEVAAQALVLHRVDGLLFDAVVFTNFAREHLEFFDSMDAYFNAKLRIFDFLKPDGVAFVNGDDQKLLSIQKPVVRFGMTDQCAIRATLTKAGFPLQGQIQAEGVTVAIDAQLVGEYNFYNISAAVSVALYTGVLPEYCQKAIATFSGVPGRFEWYQLKNNAICIIDSAHNPLSFEVLLHTVRPLTDRLIVVFGAGGLRDAGRRPLMGGIVAAVADYAIITTDNPRTEDAAVIASQIASGINVGAKAEVFTELDRTKAIQKAYALSMPGSFIMLLGKGVEQYQIIGTQKIPFSERLIIQNLQ, from the coding sequence ATGCAGCTTACTTTTCCAAAAATCTTTCCTGTGACAGCGCATACCGATTTTGTTGGACATGGTACTACTTTTGTTGCAATCAAAGGCACGACCGCAGATGGTACAGATTTTATTATTGATGCGGTCAAAAAGGGTGCTCAAACGGTGGTTGTTCAGGATGATGCGGTGCTGGCAGCAGAAACGGTTCGTTTTTTGGGAGAAAAAAAAATTGAGCTCGTGCGAGTAAAAAACTGTCGGGCGGCTTTGGCGCAGTTGAGCGCACAGGCCGCCGATTTTCCCGCAAAAAAATTACGGCTCTTTGGTGTTACCGGCACCAAGGGCAAAACAACGACGTGTCATCTTCTGATGCATATCTTAAAAACTGCAGGCCGCTCGGTTGGGCTTTTAAGTACCGCGGGCAATAAGATTGGTGAGCATGAGTTTCCAGCACTGTTGACCACTGCTCAGCCCGATTACCTGCATCAGTTTTTGAAGCTGTGCGTGCAGCAAGGTGTGACCGATGTGGCAGTAGAGGTCGCTGCACAAGCTTTAGTTTTACATCGTGTTGACGGGCTGCTGTTTGATGCGGTCGTGTTTACCAATTTCGCACGTGAGCATCTTGAGTTTTTTGATTCAATGGACGCATATTTTAACGCAAAACTGCGTATCTTCGATTTTTTAAAACCTGATGGCGTTGCGTTTGTCAACGGTGATGACCAAAAGCTTCTATCGATTCAAAAACCGGTCGTTCGATTTGGCATGACTGATCAGTGTGCGATTCGTGCAACGTTGACCAAAGCAGGCTTTCCATTGCAGGGTCAAATACAGGCCGAAGGTGTCACTGTGGCGATCGATGCACAGCTGGTTGGTGAATATAATTTTTATAATATAAGTGCGGCTGTATCGGTTGCTTTGTACACTGGCGTTTTGCCTGAGTATTGCCAAAAAGCGATCGCCACGTTTTCCGGTGTGCCTGGCCGGTTTGAATGGTATCAGCTCAAAAATAATGCAATCTGTATCATCGACTCGGCCCATAATCCGCTTTCCTTTGAAGTGCTTCTGCATACCGTGCGCCCGTTGACCGATCGTCTGATTGTGGTGTTTGGTGCAGGTGGTCTGCGTGACGCCGGGCGTCGGCCGTTGATGGGTGGCATTGTTGCAGCTGTGGCAGATTATGCGATTATCACCACTGACAATCCACGAACCGAAGATGCAGCCGTGATCGCGTCTCAGATCGCATCTGGAATTAACGTGGGCGCAAAAGCAGAGGTTTTTACTGAGCTTGATCGCACAAAAGCCATTCAAAAGGCATATGCATTATCCATGCCCGGCTCGTTCATTATGCTGTTGGGCAAAGGGGTGGAACAGTACCAGATTATCGGAACCCAAAAAATTCCTTTTTCAGAACGTCTGATCATTCAAAACCTGCAGTAA
- a CDS encoding sodium:alanine symporter family protein: MIAYIDDFLNVFLGWPLLIYVGIVCVISTLLLAGIQLFYLPTAIRLILFPKKKSGAVQAAKGDMTPVQAFVNTLSTNLGNGTIAGMATAVFAGGPGAAVWFVISAFLLMSVRFVEVFVSALYANKAKGSALGGPMLYLQEAPMGRFLAVLYAILCLFYGFIGGGAIQANSICLGLQTAFGVPAYAVAAALALFVLYVGFGGAARVVKISDMLVPVKVLVFFGSALVILAYHVTAIPAALILMFKAALNPAAAHAALIGIGLQQAIQFGLLRAVFASESGLGTAAVLFGSTGNTKPAESALLGMMSTFVSAIACFMLALCIVVTGTWSSGLTSTALTVATFNTTFGSLGGFLVTFLSIVFGLGVTVSYAYIVRACWLVIVPKAYESGYVLAYAAFVAFGALAEVPFVWKCADFVQACMLYMNLTALLLFVFKLRGVMLSETKQLTQE; the protein is encoded by the coding sequence ATGATTGCGTATATTGATGATTTTTTAAATGTATTTTTAGGATGGCCTTTGTTGATCTATGTGGGCATTGTATGTGTTATCAGCACATTATTGCTAGCAGGCATCCAGCTTTTCTATCTGCCAACAGCCATAAGGCTTATCCTCTTTCCCAAAAAAAAGAGTGGCGCTGTGCAAGCAGCCAAAGGTGACATGACTCCGGTGCAAGCATTTGTAAACACGTTGAGTACAAACCTGGGCAATGGTACCATTGCGGGTATGGCTACTGCGGTCTTTGCAGGCGGTCCGGGAGCTGCTGTCTGGTTTGTGATCAGTGCTTTTTTGTTGATGTCGGTTCGGTTTGTTGAAGTGTTTGTGAGTGCATTGTACGCAAATAAAGCAAAAGGATCAGCGCTTGGTGGGCCAATGTTATATCTGCAAGAGGCACCGATGGGGCGATTTTTAGCAGTATTGTATGCGATATTATGTCTCTTTTATGGATTTATTGGTGGTGGTGCAATTCAAGCAAACTCAATCTGCTTAGGCCTGCAGACCGCTTTTGGTGTTCCTGCATATGCCGTGGCCGCAGCATTGGCCTTGTTTGTATTATACGTCGGTTTTGGCGGTGCAGCGCGCGTTGTCAAAATTTCTGACATGCTCGTTCCCGTAAAAGTACTCGTATTTTTTGGTTCAGCTCTTGTTATCCTTGCCTATCATGTCACTGCAATTCCTGCGGCACTCATTCTGATGTTCAAAGCGGCCTTAAACCCAGCAGCTGCTCATGCAGCGCTTATTGGTATTGGCTTGCAACAGGCAATTCAGTTTGGTCTTTTGCGTGCGGTGTTTGCCTCTGAGTCTGGACTTGGTACAGCTGCGGTCCTGTTTGGTTCGACAGGCAACACAAAGCCTGCAGAAAGTGCACTGCTTGGCATGATGAGCACCTTTGTAAGTGCGATTGCATGTTTCATGTTGGCACTCTGTATTGTGGTCACCGGTACATGGAGTTCAGGTTTGACCAGCACAGCGCTTACCGTTGCTACCTTTAATACCACCTTTGGATCATTGGGTGGATTTTTGGTTACCTTTTTGAGTATTGTGTTCGGACTTGGTGTTACGGTATCGTATGCATATATTGTCCGTGCGTGTTGGCTTGTTATTGTTCCAAAAGCGTATGAAAGTGGCTATGTGTTGGCCTATGCAGCGTTTGTAGCCTTCGGGGCATTAGCTGAAGTTCCTTTTGTGTGGAAATGTGCCGATTTTGTTCAAGCGTGCATGTTGTATATGAACTTAACGGCACTTTTGCTTTTTGTATTTAAACTACGAGGTGTGATGCTCTCAGAAACCAAGCAGTTGACACAAGAGTAA
- the ruvX gene encoding Holliday junction resolvase RuvX, which produces MRIIALDIGDVWTGVAISDASGITVRPLTTYRSENLFEELTVLIKQEKVSKCIIGYPKTMRGTESEQTKKIVQTGNAIKERFSTVECIFLDERRTSIQAAQFFKKGCKTKNEKLKEHAIAAAILLQSYLDHLHFAIQEGQTEN; this is translated from the coding sequence ATGCGAATCATCGCACTTGATATTGGAGACGTATGGACTGGGGTCGCAATTTCAGATGCATCGGGCATTACCGTACGTCCACTGACAACCTATCGGTCAGAAAACCTTTTTGAAGAACTTACAGTCTTAATCAAACAAGAAAAAGTGAGTAAATGCATTATTGGTTATCCAAAAACAATGCGTGGCACGGAAAGTGAGCAGACAAAAAAGATAGTGCAAACAGGAAATGCGATCAAAGAACGATTCTCCACCGTTGAATGTATTTTTCTGGATGAGCGACGTACAAGCATTCAAGCCGCTCAATTTTTTAAAAAGGGTTGTAAGACCAAAAATGAAAAACTAAAAGAACATGCTATTGCAGCTGCTATTTTATTACAAAGTTATCTAGACCACCTCCATTTTGCCATCCAGGAGGGACAAACGGAAAATTGA
- the tsaB gene encoding tRNA (adenosine(37)-N6)-threonylcarbamoyltransferase complex dimerization subunit type 1 TsaB produces MNALVIQATYTSIEIGLFAVEEDELYSIATSVLEKQKSAQLLSTIDQLLNRGGCSLADISFCAVNRGPAPFTTLRTVIATVNGLKAVTPIKLIGVDGLAVLAEEYKDEQSFIFVSNAFAGDLYFYTPTTPEHTGYAATETVIETIVKNNIKKIAGNGSSVIEKYISDHAIKTSPVSYVDIEKGTPQLSTIAQYAHRLWKKDNANCLFNTFVQPLYLKEYALFK; encoded by the coding sequence ATGAATGCACTCGTCATACAGGCCACGTACACTTCAATTGAAATAGGCTTATTTGCAGTTGAAGAAGATGAACTCTATAGCATCGCCACATCAGTTTTAGAAAAACAGAAGAGCGCACAGCTGTTATCAACCATCGATCAACTCCTGAACCGGGGGGGGTGCAGCTTGGCAGATATCTCTTTTTGCGCAGTCAACCGAGGGCCAGCACCATTCACAACACTCAGAACGGTCATTGCAACCGTCAATGGCTTAAAGGCAGTCACACCAATCAAACTTATTGGCGTTGATGGTCTTGCCGTACTGGCAGAAGAATATAAAGATGAACAGTCTTTCATATTTGTAAGTAACGCTTTTGCTGGAGATCTTTATTTTTATACACCAACAACACCAGAACATACAGGTTACGCAGCAACAGAAACTGTTATTGAAACAATAGTAAAAAATAATATTAAAAAAATAGCGGGAAACGGTTCATCTGTCATTGAAAAATACATTTCTGATCATGCCATCAAAACCTCACCTGTCAGCTATGTCGATATTGAAAAAGGCACACCACAACTTTCGACCATTGCGCAATATGCACATAGATTATGGAAAAAAGATAATGCAAACTGCCTCTTTAACACCTTTGTTCAGCCACTCTACCTGAAAGAATATGCGCTTTTCAAATAA
- a CDS encoding RsmE family RNA methyltransferase — translation MLERHVFALFYSDCDQMRPQQEFSIDDPILYHRCIHVLRLVMQSRVIFFSQVRHCVVSVLRVAKKELVLFVISVHENRLLKPSIILALPVLKGADFSDAVGFATQAGVSQIQLLYTERSQKLKNNEVELARLKRTVIAAAEQAKHFAFPSIVPPIHVADLFDLYQSSVGSIARCDGLFGWQVGSLLHPNGEQSVVCVVGPEADFTEEEYKQFSEKNYTPLSLGPTIFRSSVAACVMIAIVRSLVKT, via the coding sequence ATGTTAGAAAGGCATGTATTTGCGTTATTTTATTCTGATTGTGATCAGATGAGACCTCAACAAGAATTTTCAATTGATGATCCCATTTTATATCATCGATGTATTCACGTTTTACGGCTTGTTATGCAATCTAGAGTGATTTTTTTTAGTCAAGTAAGACACTGTGTTGTAAGTGTTTTGCGTGTGGCCAAAAAGGAGCTTGTATTGTTTGTTATTTCTGTGCATGAAAATCGTCTGCTCAAGCCATCTATTATACTCGCGTTACCAGTTCTAAAAGGTGCGGATTTTTCTGACGCGGTCGGATTTGCGACTCAGGCAGGGGTTTCTCAGATTCAGCTACTTTATACAGAGCGTAGTCAAAAGTTAAAAAATAATGAAGTTGAGCTGGCGCGACTCAAGCGAACAGTGATTGCAGCAGCTGAACAGGCGAAGCATTTTGCTTTTCCCTCAATAGTTCCTCCGATTCATGTTGCCGATCTGTTTGATCTTTACCAAAGTAGTGTTGGTTCTATTGCAAGATGTGATGGGTTATTCGGATGGCAGGTAGGTTCTTTATTACATCCAAACGGTGAGCAGTCTGTAGTTTGTGTTGTTGGTCCTGAAGCAGATTTTACAGAAGAAGAATATAAGCAGTTTTCAGAAAAGAATTACACGCCGTTGTCTTTGGGGCCAACCATTTTTCGATCTTCAGTGGCCGCTTGTGTCATGATTGCCATTGTTCGTTCATTAGTTAAAACTTAG
- a CDS encoding redoxin domain-containing protein, which produces MQFLKKGLCALTFGMFCNEPLLKKGDKAPDFKLLDQNGAAVSLHNLLAKKKKIALVFYPRDNTTTCTKQLKKLNQNTSLLNAKNILIYAISANTPKSHLEFKAKGQFDFNFLTATEEFLTKYNASGIVLNKRKTVLINEDGFIVSIINDVIIDEHTQQIINAFGA; this is translated from the coding sequence ATGCAATTTCTAAAAAAAGGCTTATGTGCACTCACATTTGGAATGTTTTGCAACGAACCACTGTTAAAAAAAGGTGATAAAGCACCTGATTTTAAACTCCTGGATCAAAATGGAGCAGCTGTATCTTTACACAATCTGCTCGCAAAAAAGAAAAAAATAGCGCTCGTATTTTACCCAAGGGACAACACAACAACATGTACCAAACAGTTAAAAAAACTAAATCAAAACACCTCCTTACTCAATGCAAAAAATATCTTGATCTACGCCATCAGCGCTAACACCCCAAAAAGTCATTTAGAATTTAAAGCAAAGGGACAGTTTGATTTCAACTTTTTGACTGCAACGGAAGAATTTTTAACTAAGTATAATGCATCAGGAATAGTTCTGAATAAACGAAAAACTGTACTGATCAACGAGGACGGTTTTATAGTATCTATTATTAATGATGTAATAATAGATGAACACACACAGCAGATTATCAACGCATTTGGTGCGTAG
- a CDS encoding redoxin domain-containing protein, whose translation MNKLRKIVLLLQINFLCEAALLVLEQRAPQFNLIDQNGQCVALSQFVGRKVALIFHSKVSSEKDKKQIKNMAQYAKIFRRKGIVPLGLSRDLPSTHRTILQKLQVSDFTLLTTTPECLKAYDAENESWFQNTCVTVLIDEEGKVVGVITDVDHEKHAEQILKKFEEIKAHQSS comes from the coding sequence ATGAATAAACTCAGAAAAATTGTTTTGCTTTTGCAGATAAACTTTTTATGTGAAGCAGCACTTTTGGTATTAGAACAACGGGCTCCACAGTTCAATTTAATAGACCAAAATGGTCAATGTGTCGCGCTCTCCCAATTCGTGGGAAGGAAGGTGGCACTCATCTTTCATTCAAAAGTATCCAGTGAAAAAGATAAAAAACAGATTAAGAACATGGCACAATATGCCAAGATTTTCAGACGTAAAGGCATTGTTCCACTAGGACTGAGTAGAGACTTACCTTCGACACATCGCACAATTTTGCAAAAACTCCAAGTTTCAGATTTTACCTTACTCACCACAACTCCAGAATGTTTGAAAGCATACGATGCGGAAAATGAAAGCTGGTTTCAAAATACCTGTGTGACCGTCCTAATAGACGAAGAAGGAAAAGTGGTCGGGGTTATTACTGATGTTGATCATGAAAAGCATGCAGAACAGATTTTAAAAAAGTTTGAGGAGATCAAAGCACATCAGAGTTCTTAA